In Streptomyces sp. NBC_00414, a single window of DNA contains:
- the upp gene encoding uracil phosphoribosyltransferase, translating to MRLLVVDHPLVAHKLTTLRDRRTDSPTFRRLADELVTLLAYEATRDVRTEQVDIETPVSGTTGVKLSYPRPLVVPILRAGLGMLDGMVRLLPTAEVGFLGMIRDEETLQASTYATRMPEDLSGRQVYVLDPMLATGGTLVAAIQELIKRGADDVTAVVLLAAPEGVEVMERELAGAPVTVVTASVDERLNENGYIVPGLGDAGDRMYGTAE from the coding sequence ATGCGTCTCCTCGTCGTCGACCACCCCCTGGTCGCTCATAAGCTCACCACGCTGCGCGACCGCCGCACCGACTCCCCGACCTTCCGTCGGCTCGCCGACGAGCTGGTCACCCTGCTCGCCTACGAGGCCACGCGGGACGTACGCACCGAGCAGGTCGACATCGAGACCCCGGTGTCCGGCACCACGGGCGTCAAGCTGTCCTACCCGCGGCCTCTCGTCGTACCGATCCTGCGCGCCGGTCTCGGCATGCTCGACGGCATGGTGCGTCTCCTGCCGACCGCCGAGGTGGGTTTCCTCGGCATGATCCGCGACGAGGAGACGCTCCAGGCGTCCACGTACGCGACCCGTATGCCGGAGGACCTCTCCGGGCGCCAGGTGTACGTCCTGGACCCGATGCTCGCCACCGGCGGCACGCTCGTCGCGGCGATCCAGGAACTGATCAAGCGCGGTGCCGACGACGTGACGGCCGTGGTCCTGCTCGCCGCCCCCGAGGGCGTCGAGGTCATGGAGCGCGAGCTCGCGGGCGCCCCGGTCACGGTCGTGACCGCGTCGGTCGACGAGCGCCTGAACGAGAACGGCTACATCGTCCCGGGCCTGGGCGACGCGGGCGACCGTATGTACGGCACGGCCGAATAG
- a CDS encoding tRNA adenosine deaminase-associated protein, with amino-acid sequence MYFAALLARTEDGWEASDTELDDVETLSDLADLAREASVDDDTVLVFIEQEDAWFGVVRVDGEEDPRIYVSDGAAAARSSYGEILLTDELLGREPGDDDVADLDSLDLDGTEDGEPEDETDDDEEDDVGTTSKGETVPSGPIGDREVLTDLGVSEKELLALDSTDALGEIAEVLGAAEVLETVR; translated from the coding sequence GTGTACTTCGCCGCACTGCTCGCGCGCACCGAAGACGGGTGGGAAGCGAGCGACACAGAGCTCGACGATGTGGAGACCCTGTCGGATCTAGCCGACCTGGCCCGCGAAGCCTCGGTCGACGACGACACGGTGCTCGTCTTCATCGAGCAGGAGGACGCTTGGTTCGGAGTCGTCCGCGTGGACGGCGAGGAGGACCCTCGCATCTACGTCTCGGACGGCGCGGCCGCCGCCCGCAGTTCGTACGGCGAGATCCTGCTCACGGACGAACTGCTCGGAAGGGAGCCCGGCGACGACGACGTCGCCGACCTGGACTCCCTCGACCTCGACGGTACGGAGGACGGTGAACCCGAGGACGAGACCGACGACGACGAAGAGGACGACGTCGGCACCACCTCCAAGGGTGAGACCGTGCCGTCCGGACCCATCGGAGACCGCGAGGTCCTCACCGACCTCGGTGTGAGCGAGAAGGAGTTGCTGGCCCTGGACAGCACCGACGCACTCGGCGAGATCGCCGAGGTCCTCGGGGCGGCAGAGGTCCTGGAGACCGTCCGCTGA
- the tadA gene encoding tRNA adenosine(34) deaminase TadA, with protein sequence MRLALDEAGIAGRGKDVPVGAVVLAPDGTTVLATGHNEREAAGDPTAHAEVLAIRRAAARTGEWRLNGCTLVVTLEPCTMCAGAIVQSRLDRVVYGARDEKAGAAGSLWDVVRDRRLNHRPEVIAGVLDEECARLLTEFFRGR encoded by the coding sequence ATGCGGCTCGCCCTGGACGAGGCCGGAATCGCGGGCCGGGGCAAGGACGTACCCGTCGGTGCCGTGGTGCTGGCCCCGGACGGCACGACCGTGCTCGCCACCGGGCACAACGAGCGTGAGGCGGCCGGTGACCCGACCGCCCACGCCGAGGTGCTGGCGATCCGGCGGGCCGCCGCGAGGACCGGGGAGTGGCGGCTCAACGGCTGCACGCTCGTCGTCACCCTCGAACCCTGCACGATGTGCGCCGGCGCGATCGTGCAGTCCCGCCTGGACCGGGTCGTCTACGGCGCCCGGGACGAGAAGGCGGGCGCGGCCGGCTCCCTCTGGGACGTCGTCCGCGACCGCCGGCTCAACCACCGGCCCGAGGTGATCGCCGGCGTGCTCGACGAGGAGTGCGCCCGGCTGCTCACGGAGTTCTTCCGCGGCCGCTGA
- a CDS encoding Dabb family protein: MIRHLVLFKLNEGVERETPRVVAGVAAFRALDGQIPELKFWECEWNITDRPIAYDFAINSAVEDTDALKRYIEHPAHQAGVALWREFATWVIADYEF; this comes from the coding sequence GTGATCCGCCACCTGGTCCTCTTCAAGCTCAACGAAGGCGTCGAGCGGGAGACCCCGCGCGTCGTCGCGGGCGTCGCCGCCTTCCGCGCGCTCGACGGGCAGATTCCCGAGCTGAAGTTCTGGGAGTGCGAGTGGAACATCACCGACCGCCCGATCGCGTACGACTTCGCGATCAACTCGGCGGTCGAGGACACGGACGCCCTCAAGCGGTACATCGAGCACCCCGCCCACCAGGCGGGCGTCGCACTGTGGCGCGAGTTCGCCACGTGGGTGATCGCCGACTACGAGTTCTGA
- a CDS encoding RNA polymerase sigma factor SigF — MPASTAPQAPPQAPSQQKPQALERLDEPGDPQEPSPQRRRGADTRALTQVLFGELKNLEPGAPEHGRVRAALIEANLPLVRYAAARFRSRNEPMEDVVQVGTIGLINAIDRFDPDRGVQFPTFAMPTVIGEIKRYFRDNVRTVHVPRRLHELWVQVNSATEDLTTAFGRTPTTAEIAERLRIGEDEVLACIEAGRSYHATSLEAAQEGEGLPGLLDRLGFEDPALDGVEHRDLVRHLLVQLPEREQRILLLRYYSNLTQSQISAELGVSQMHVSRLLARSFARLRSANRIEA; from the coding sequence GTGCCGGCCAGTACCGCGCCTCAAGCACCTCCCCAAGCACCTTCACAGCAGAAGCCGCAGGCCCTCGAACGGCTCGACGAGCCGGGCGACCCCCAGGAGCCGAGTCCGCAGCGGCGCCGCGGGGCCGACACCCGGGCCCTCACCCAGGTCCTCTTCGGCGAGCTCAAGAACCTGGAACCCGGCGCCCCCGAGCACGGCCGGGTACGGGCCGCGCTGATCGAGGCGAACCTCCCGCTCGTGCGGTACGCCGCCGCCCGCTTCCGGTCGCGCAACGAGCCCATGGAGGACGTCGTCCAGGTCGGGACCATCGGGCTGATCAACGCCATCGACCGCTTCGACCCCGACCGGGGCGTGCAGTTCCCGACCTTCGCGATGCCCACCGTCATCGGGGAGATCAAGCGGTACTTCCGCGACAACGTCCGCACGGTCCACGTACCGCGCAGGCTGCACGAGTTGTGGGTGCAGGTGAACAGCGCCACCGAGGACCTCACGACGGCCTTCGGGCGCACGCCCACGACCGCCGAGATCGCCGAGCGCCTGCGCATCGGTGAGGACGAGGTCCTGGCCTGCATCGAGGCCGGACGCTCGTACCACGCGACCTCCCTGGAGGCCGCCCAGGAGGGCGAAGGGCTGCCGGGCCTCCTCGACCGGCTCGGCTTCGAGGACCCCGCGCTGGACGGCGTGGAGCACCGGGACCTCGTACGGCATCTGCTCGTCCAGCTCCCCGAACGCGAGCAACGCATCCTGCTGCTGCGCTACTACAGCAATCTGACGCAGTCACAGATCAGCGCGGAACTCGGAGTCTCACAGATGCATGTGTCAAGGCTGCTCGCCCGCAGTTTCGCTCGGCTGCGATCCGCAAACAGGATCGAGGCGTAA